One part of the Coffea eugenioides isolate CCC68of chromosome 10, Ceug_1.0, whole genome shotgun sequence genome encodes these proteins:
- the LOC113749862 gene encoding germin-like protein subfamily 1 member 7, with protein MALLSFLAIASDPSPLQDFCVAINDPKTAVFVNGKICKDPKVVNANDFFFQGLNIPRNTANRQGSNVTAVNVNNLAGLNTLGVSLARLDFGPYGLNPPHTHPRATEVLFVLEGTLNVGFVTSNPPNNMKNQLFTKTLNPGDVFVFPEGLIHFQFNVGKTNAVAFAGFGSQNPGVITIANAVFGSDPLISADVLAKAFQVDRKVIDLLEAQFLK; from the exons ATGGCACTACTTTCATTCCTTGCTATCGCTTCTGATCCGAGCCCTTTGCAGGATTTTTGTGTTGCAATCAATGATCCCAAAACTGCTG TGTTTGTGAACGGAAAGATTTGTAAGGACCCAAAGGTTGTGAACGCCAACGATTTTTTCTTTCAGGGACTGAACATACCTAGAAATACAGCAAATCGACAAGGTTCTAATGTTACTGCTGTGAACGTCAACAATCTAGCTGGGCTCAACACTTTGGGAGTTTCCCTAGCTCGTCTCGATTTCGGTCCTTATGGTCTAAACCCACCCCATACTCATCCTCGTGCAACCGAGGTCCTATTCGTGTTAGAGGGCACTCTTAATGTTGGGTTTGTCACTTCAAATCCACCAAATAACATGAAAAATCAACTCTTTACGAAAACGTTGAATCCAGGAGATGTTTTCGTGTTCCCTGAAGGTCTGATTCACTTCCAATTTAATGTTGGGAAGACGAATGCTGTTGCATTTGCTGGTTTTGGCAGCCAAAATCCAGGAGTCATTACTATTGCAAATGCAGTCTTTGGATCAGATCCTCTCATTTCTGCAGATGTTCTCGCCAAGGCATTCCAAGTCGACAGGAAAGTCATTGACTTACTTGAGGCACAGTTTTTGAAATGA
- the LOC113750447 gene encoding uncharacterized protein LOC113750447 — protein MELRPNLFQFNIPNQDDKDRIVEGGPWMIDSQMLVLNRWSEGIEENYGAFVTAPLWVQIWNLLVHWLTKEVGRKIGVVFKEVKEVLIPQTRGKEGRHLKILTLTDLSKPLLRGTMVKLAGSIKWVAFKYERCPDFCYSCGIVGHSERSCKDKRVISGSILENQYGPRLRVGNNKNSPQKKPMRTDMPNDKRYWKFQNGEMIEQERTRTQLKESFLETLKIT, from the coding sequence ATGGAACTGCGGCCTAACTTGTTTCAATTCAACATCCCTAATCAAGATGACAAAGACAGAATTGTAGAAGGAGGCCCTTGGATGATAGATAGTCAAATGTTAGTGTTGAATAGGTGGTCAGAAGGAATTGAAGAGAATTATGGAGCCTTTGTGACTGCACCTCTGTGGGTGCAGATCTGGAACCTGCTAGTACACTGGCTAACCAAAGAGGTAGGTAGAAagattggggttgtgttcaaAGAAGTAAAAGAGGTCCTAATTCCTCAGACAAGGGGTAAAGAGGGTAGACATTTGAAAATCTTAACCTTAACAGATTTGTCAAAGCCCCTTCTCAGAGGAACAATGGTGAAATTGGCAGGGTCTATCAAATGGGTAGCCTTTAAGTATGAAAGATGCCCAGACTTTTGCTATAGTTGTGGAATAGTAGGTCACAGTGAACGGTCATGCAAAGATAAGAGAGTCATATCAGGAAGCATTTTAGAGAACCAATATGGGCCCCGGTTGAGAGTaggaaataacaaaaattcacCACAGAAAAAACCAATGAGGACTGACATGCCAAATGACAAAAGATACTGGAAATTCCAGAATGGAGAAATGATTGAGCAAGAGAGAACCAGGACACAGCTGAAGGAAAGCTTCTTGGAAACTCTTAAGATCacatga